In Aptenodytes patagonicus chromosome 9, bAptPat1.pri.cur, whole genome shotgun sequence, the DNA window AGCTGTGTTCCCGTTGTGATTTTTGAGACGTTTCCCCCTCCACCAGCAGGCACGGCCATCTGCGGTGCTGCAAGGAACACCCCGGGTCACAGTGAGGCGGACAGGCAAatctgcagcatttctgtaacAGCAGAGTAAGCGGCTGAGATGTGCTGGGTATAAATATGAGAATGGCTATAAATGTTACTCATCTTGAACaaattacaaacaaataaaaagaaggaatcaATACAGTGTTTCTATATGCATAAACAGCCATCTACGTTAAAACACTGTGCATCAGTTGGTGTGTGTATAATCAGCGTATGTTCCCTTATTTGCTTAGGCTGTGAAAGTTTTTGTGTGCTGTTAAAGAATTCTCTTAATTTTTGCTGACTGTTCCGATGAAAAATTCACTCGACACCCCTCATTCTGGAGCCCACATGTGGGCAGTCCATCCCCGGAGATTTTTGAAAACCTGACTGCATCAGGTCCTGAACAACCCAATCAAACGCTGAAGTCAGCTTACTTTGGGCAGAAGGTTGGACTACATGGTCTCTAGCAGTCCTTTCCAACTCAATTTTTCCTGTGATTCTGCAATTACAACATGATGCTGCCTGGCCATCAGATTAAACATTTAGCTTTCTGCCACAATTGGCTGAACACTGGATATGTCTGTCTTTGCAGAGTTCCTCTGGGAGGATGCCCTTGCCTTCTGGCAGGCACTGCCTCTTTTATAATGGCAGTTCTCAACCCAGGCGTGCCTGAAAGGGGGGGAGATGGACTGCAGAGCATGACTCTGGGCTGCACTCCTTCGCCGGCATACACACAGCAAGGACTTCAACTCAGATCTGAAGCTCTCATTCAGCCAACAGTAAATGAAGGGGTTGTAGCAAGTGCTGCTCATAGCAAACCAGTGAAAAGCAAAGTACAGAGCATTGCTACTGTGGATGGCCCTACAGGAGATCAACACCACGTAGCAGTTCAGGGGGAACCAGCATACTGCAAACACAATCACTACCACCATCAGCATCTTCAGCGTCATCTTCTTTTTCCGTTGATGGGCATAGTATTGCTCCATGGTGAGGTCCCCGATGGCATTTCTCAGCCAGAGCTTCTTGGCCACCATGGTATATGTGATGGAGATcacaagcaagggcaagacatacAAGAGAACAAAAGTAGTCAAGTCCAAATACTTCCAGAAAAGatcagcaggaggagggaagctgGGGAGGCAGACCATTCGTATTGTTCTGTTCCTGAAGATCAAAGAGAGAAAGAACTGTCAATTCCACTACCAGCTGCACACAACACCTGGAGGACAAACATCTCAGACGTTCTTACAAGTTTCAGTAAAGGTACAGAGAGCAGAAGTAATTCAGTAACATGGGCAAGTGCCACTTTCAatggaaaattttgctttaagTTTGACCTTTGCcccagtgaaatattttaaacacatccccaggaaaagaaaataataatccaTATTGACATCTGTGCTCTCTAATGATGAAGAGCACCTCTCTTCTGTGCCTGCCTCAAATTACAGGGCTGAGTCTCTGAGCCAAAATCAACTAACAAGCAAGCCTGAAAGCAATTCCATTGATTTTCATTGTCCTTTTGTGAGAAACACACCACCTTGTCAAAGAGAAGGAGGACTTCTCTGTTTCAccatactttccttttttaataacaGAGATGGAGAGATGTGTGCCTTAGAATCTGTGGGACTTCGATTAAGCTGCATATGTCATATAAAAAAACCACTGTGTAAATTTCTTACCCGATATAAAATCTTGTCAAAGTCTGATAAATGGCATGAGGCAGTGAGAAGCAGCTGGCCATAACCCAGATGATAATGATGCAAATCCCTCCTTTCACCATAGACATGCGCGGCTTGAGAGGGTGCATGATAACCTGCAGAGAACAACCAATCCTGAGGATTTACAGTGTCCTCCATTGATAAAAACGAGCtgcaagctttcaaaaaaaaaagaatacatctTTGCTTCATCCATGTCTAGGAGCAAGCAAGCATTTCACGCTGATCACTGAGTAAGAGGCAAACAGCGTGTGTGCTTTCCAGGACAGCAAGGAATACTCAGCATGGACGTTAAGTGTGGCACAAGTTGAAAGCCAAGAGGCTGTTCTGGCTTGTACTATAGGGAATGCAAAAAGGCTCCTAATTACTACAGACAAGGTCTCCAATACAGATGGCAGCCACGGTGCTCACAGCATTTGGCATTTGGTGGACTTGCAAGACAAAGTGACAAGATGCTTGAGAACCACAGTTGAATGTAATCTTTGGCCAACATAGCACTAACAGACTTGAAGGCTGGTCTCTTTTATATTCAGAGTTTACCCTGTGCAGTACTGGCTACAGCATGGTGTAGTCCAGGTGTGTTTGCTGCTAAGGAGGACTACTTTATCTGACAACGTCTTGGTCACTCTTTCAGCCTCACGTTGCAGTTTGAagcactgcagcagctctgcatccCTCCAGTGTTAGAAGGCAGAAAGGAGAGACTCATTTTACAGGACTTTGGAGAGTATAAGGGCTGGAAAATGCAAAGAGTTGTGCAAGTATTAAGTGTTACTGCTGGCCCAGTGCCCTGAGCAGAGACACACGGTCAGTGTCATCCACCAGCTTGGCTTCAGAGATCATGATGGTTAGATACCTGTTGAGCTACGTGCACTATGGATGATTATATTAGGCAGTGAAACAATAACTAAAAGAACACCTATCATGTCATCCAAATGATCTCTTGGCTGATGAAGCCTTTGGTATTTTATGTATGTCTTTTTTAGTCTCATTATAAATATCTACTTAATCGAGCTTCTACAACTCCCCTGGAGCATCTGTCTGCTCTGGTACCTCTCAGGACTAGCAATGTTTATAGAGTCGAGTGTTGATTTCTCTTTGCTCAGTGACATCtccttatttctatttttatctcCTTGGGCCATACTAGCTAATTCCAGTTCTGAGTAACCTACtgcatttaaaaacagtattgtGTTTGCCCTTAATGAAACAAACACTTCTTGATACCTAGCCATACTGTGCAATCAGCCCAGAATCTACTGATTAAAATGAATCATTATCAGAATGCTTTGCTTTCAGGAGCTGCCAAGAGGCAGCCAGTTGCACATAGAATGGGCAGACTACCAAACTTTTTGTggtaaaaaagacagaaatggaTGATCTATACTCTGGCAGTCACTGTAATATTCTGACACCAGATGGAGCACATCCCAGATGATCAGAGTGGAATCCGTTATTGTTTTGAACTTCATCTAGCCATGTCATTTATCATGTGAAATTGCTTTTCAGTAACAACCATTTCTGTGACTCCAGCACTGCAAGAAAAATACACAGTCTGCCTGAGAGCGCACCTCGTAGGATCTGCTCTGCCAGTGCACAGCATTTATCAGCTTAAGCAAAATTACAAACTGTATTATACTTCAAGAAAACCCTTTTGTTTGCACTTATTGCTTGACCTGTAAGATTTTCCTGGTTGGTATTCGCCAAAAAAGTATCAGGGCAGGGGGTTCTCAACTTGAACTGAAGGTGCTAACACAGTTCTCACTACTGGCAGTCTTAGGCATCCCAAAATAATGGGGCAAGCCTGAAAATTGTAAGACTCTTCATAAATAAATGCTGAGAAAATGCATTGGCTTGCTGGTGTTTGAACTTCAGAATATATTTCCGCCATGCTTTCAGGGCTGTACTCCACAGAGTGGCTGAGATGGGCAGGGAcccctggagatcatctagtccagctccctgtgcaaagcagggccagctagagcaggctgcccaggactgtTGCTGGTTGgggtttgaatatctccaaggacagagactccacaacctctctgggcagcctgttccagtgtttgaccaccttcgctgtaaaaaaatgtgggttttttgtcCACTGCCATGAAAGCTAGAGTTCTCCCTTCCATTCCTTGATTCCCAAGACAATACAGGTTTCCAGGTACTgggatttgaagggggaaaaccTATGTATTTAGCACCTTATTTTCTAGCAAACATAGGGGTGATGTATACTGCATACCTGATGCCGATCCAGAGCAATGGCAGCAAGGGTCAGCACAGACACATGAACGGAGCAGTATTGAACAAACCGGCTTATGTGACACATCAGCTTTCCAAAAACCCAGGTACTGCTTACAAACCGCACCTGAAGAACAGGCAAAATTGGATTAAAACAGTGTGCATTATCTGAAGAGTAGCAAATAGGCTTCCCTGGAGTATGgtaaggaagaaatgctttaatATAGTTTCCTTATGCTTTGTAGATGCATTATACTCAGTTTTTCTGAGGAAACAGTGACTATGCAAGAGGCTTTGAAACAGAGGTGAGATTTATTACACTGCACAAACAAATCCGCCTGAGTAGTGCTCTGTATATGTGTGTTTGggtgtgcatgtgtacatgtaACATGGTCCTTCTGGAAAAGGTAAAGAAATCTTAGCTCAACTCCTTGATGAGGGTCTGTAGGGAAAAACAGTAGCTTGCCTCCTTAAAAACAGTTGCGCCTCTGCCATTGTTAAAACATTTGAGTTTATAGATGCTGAAAGTTGCATGGGTCCAAAACTTAGTGAgataaattaatggaagaaaaaatcatTGAGGGCATTGAAATAGTAAGATAACACCTCTGAGTTAGGGACTGCCTGTCTGTGGCGCATCCCTGCCTACCTGCCCTGTGGGGTCTGTGGCTACCAGCCATGCTCAGAAACAGGACATGGAGCTGGGTGGCAGGGTCTAGCTTGTATGCTGATCTCCCAGCCCGACTCTTCTCTTGTCATGTTGTGTGAGATTCATCAACAGCAATTTCAGAGGTGTCAATTAAGTTACACAGAGAGGAAAATTTTACCCCCCAGTTGAAAAAGCAACTCACACTTCACAAGCTGGGTTGCCTTCCTCATTGATTTGACTTCTGCAGGTACAGGAGCTGTCTCCACCTGGGCATGAAATCCAGCCGCTcttggggagggaggcagggggagttTAAAGCCTCCCTGAGACTGCAGTGGCAGGAGCAGCATGGCATTTCTTATGAGTTCCCAGAGAGGTGTTACTTATTGTGGCTTTTCTGCAGAAGAGATTATTCCAAATAACAGTTGTTGTCTCACTCCCTTTGTTATTCCTGGCTGCGCAATATTTATTCCACATTAATGTAACTCACTCTGGAAGCAGATTAAGCTAATTTGAATTAAAGCACATTTACTACAAAACATCCATCCATACAGAAAATTAGTCAAGACTAGCTAATCtcttttcaattaatttaataatttcccCATAGAGACAACTCTAGTAGTAATGACTCTGTCACTGAAACTGTAgcaatttgctgtttctttgaagTTGATCTAAAGCTGTTTCCTAAGAGAGATTACAGTTATTTAGTTACTTGTACCTAATGTGTGAGTgctgctgtgcaaacacacaagAGGGCACTATCCTTTCCCTGAAAAAATAgatagaaaaaaatccctgaaaaaggCATTAAGGGATGCAAATCCCATCAGAGCAAGGCAGAGAAATCCCACCAAAGAAACAGGATCAATTTAAGAAAAGGTGAATTCAAACT includes these proteins:
- the LOC143164727 gene encoding G-protein coupled receptor 83-like; translation: MSRHMWFPLQYISKPFWRAENHNTTNFSSLYGFPNQSFFHSDLDLEDLGDFDSGTKYEGESQSRTVKALLIVAYSVIICISLFGNILVCHVVIKNKRMHSATSLFIVNLAVADVMITILNTPFTLVRFVSSTWVFGKLMCHISRFVQYCSVHVSVLTLAAIALDRHQVIMHPLKPRMSMVKGGICIIIIWVMASCFSLPHAIYQTLTRFYIGNRTIRMVCLPSFPPPADLFWKYLDLTTFVLLYVLPLLVISITYTMVAKKLWLRNAIGDLTMEQYYAHQRKKKMTLKMLMVVVIVFAVCWFPLNCYVVLISCRAIHSSNALYFAFHWFAMSSTCYNPFIYCWLNESFRSELKSLLCVCRRRSAAQSHALQSISPPFRHAWVENCHYKRGSACQKARASSQRNSAKTDISSVQPIVAES